One window of Triticum dicoccoides isolate Atlit2015 ecotype Zavitan chromosome 5A, WEW_v2.0, whole genome shotgun sequence genomic DNA carries:
- the LOC119304213 gene encoding short-chain dehydrogenase TIC 32 B, chloroplastic-like gives MLQAARYLLGSPGASGFGSKSTAEEVTAACPDLASLTAIITGATSGIGAETARVLAKRGARVVIPARSVKAAEDMRARILGECPGADVLVLHLDLSSLASVRAFARRFLSLGLPLHLLINNAGKFSHGQLALSEDGVEMTFATNYLGHFLLTKLLLGKMAETAAATGVQGRIVNVSSSVHSWFSGDWADYLQLVTRRKIPYDATQAYAMSKLANVLHTKELAARLQEMGADVTVNCVHPGIVRTRLNRDREGLITDLVFVLLSKLLKTIPQAAATTCYAAVHPRLAGVSGRYLADCNEALPSPAAASRGEAARLWQASEDMISASSSQPDWNF, from the exons ATGCTGCAGGCGGCCAGGTACCTGCTGGGCTCCCCGGGCGCCAGCGGGTTCGGCTCCAAGTCCACCGCCGAGGAGGTCACGGCCGCCTGCCCGGACCTCGCCTcgctcaccgccatcatcaccggcgccacgTCGGGGATCGGGGCGGAGACGGCGCGGGTTCTGGCCAAGCGCGGGGCGAGGGTCGTCATCCCGGCGCGGAGCGTCAAGGCCGCCGAGGACATGCGCGCGCGCATCCTTGGCGAGTGCCCGGGCGCCGACGTCCTCGTGCTGCACCTCGACCTCAGCTCGCTCGCCTCCGTCCGCGCCTTCGCCCGCCGCTTCCTCTCCCTCGGCCTGCCCCTCCACCTCCTCATCAACAACGCCGGCAAGTTCTCGCACGGCCAGCTCGCGCTGTCCGAGGACGGCGTCGAGATGACCTTCGCCACCAACTACCTCGGCCATTTCCTGCTGACGAAGCTCTTGCTGGGAAAGATGGCGGAGACTGCGGCGGCCACGGGGGTGCAGGGCCGCATCGTGAACGTGTCGTCCAGCGTGCACAGCTGGTTCTCCGGCGACTGGGCCGACTACCTTCAGCTCGTCACCCGCCGCAAGAT ACCCTACGACGCAACGCAGGCCTACGCGATGTCGAAGCTCGCCAATGTGCTGCACACCAAGGAGCTCGCCGCCCGCCTCCAG GAGATGGGCGCGGACGTGACGGTGAACTGCGTGCACCCGGGCATCGTGAGGACGCGCCTCAACCGCGACCGAGAGGGCCTCATCACAGATCTCGTCTTCGTGCTGCTGTCCAAGCTGCTCAAGACCATCCCACAG GCTGCGGCGACCACGTGCTACGCGGCGGTGCACCCGAGGCTGGCCGGCGTGTCCGGCCGCTACCTCGCCGACTGCAACGAGGCGCTGCCGTCGCCGGCCGCGGCAAGCCGCGGCGAGGCCGCGCGGCTCTGGCAGGCGTCGGAGGACATGATCAGTGCCTCAAGCAGTCAACCGGACTGGAACTTCTGA